The region ATGGGTGAGCAGAAACAAGCCATCTTCTGGGGTTAAATCTTGACCAGCGATCGCACGATCGCAAATGGAATAAACTGTCTCAGTAATCACGGCAAACCGTTGCTAGCTACACTCCTCAGCGTAACGCGATCATAGTATTTAGAATCTCAAAGAGCCGGAGCCAGAAGGTAAGAAGATTTTAGCTTGCGAATCAAGCTAACTTGCCACTCCCCAATGCCTTCCCTAACCCTCCTGACTCCTCTCGTTATTCATCCAATACCCTGAGCAAACCTAAAAGCTGGTCAACATTCTCCAAACTGCCAACAATTCGTAGCATCGGTGGGGGGTAAGCTCTCACGAGCGTCGGAGTGGCAGTAATCTGATCCTGTTCTGCCTGTTCTGGATGTTGAGCAACATCAATCACTTTGAGCGTATAAGGCTGATCAAGGGTTTGTTCCAGTAAAGTGTGTAGTTTTTGCAACGTTCTTTGAGTTGCTGAACTGTGTCCAGAAACAAATAAACGCAACACATAACCTTGAGGATCTACCTTAGTCGGTTTTGAGGGTGTTACGGAAGGAGATGGTTGAGAAAACTGTAATGCAGAAGCGGTTTGCTCGTACCGTACTACCAGATCATGCGATTCCCAAAGTTGTGGAAACTGCGATCGATAGGTTGCTAACACGATCGGATCACACACTGTCGATCTCAGTTGAGTTTGTTGCCAAACGAGATTGGGGGTATCAAACATAGTGTTCAACAGCGATTGATAGCGAATCACCAACGGTGACGCTTCTGCAACCTGAAAGACTTGCTGAGTCACTGAGTCAACACTGCGATCAACGGTTGCAGTATAACAAGGCACCAAAAAATGAGGTAGTTCAGAAAGTCCCAGTAAGTGCTGCAACGCTCCGCACAAATGGATATGCCAGCGAATTTGCTTATGCGGATCAATGCAATAAACAACGTCTCCACCAGGCGTGAATAAGGCGATCCCTTTGAACGCTAGTGGAGACGATGCCATCACTTTAAAGGTAGGTGAAAAGGTAGGTAAAGTTGATGTTAGACACGCCCTCGAAGCATCTGAGCCATTTCGTTTGGTTTTGGCGACATTTCTAGCGCCGTTTCTTCAGTAATTCGCCCAGCTTCGTAAAGCTTGTAGAGGGACTGATTCATTGTACACATCCCATCAAAAGTGCATCGAGGAATCAGTGCTTCCACTTCATCCAAATCGCCACGACGAATATAGTCTTTGATGGCATCGGTGTTAATCAAAATGTCATGGAAAGCAGCTCGTTTGCCATCGGTTGTGCGACAAAGTCCCTGAGCAATAACAGCCACCAGTGATTCAGCCAACGAGACTCGAATCGGTGCTTGTTGATCGGGTTCATAGAGCTGCAAAATCCGCTCGATGGTTTTAACTGCGCTATTAGTGTGCAAGGTACCCATCACCAGGTGCCCAGTTTGAGCGGCTTTCAGAGCAGTATTCACAGTTTCTTTATCCCGCATTTCCCCTACCAGAATCACATCTGGATCTTCCCGCAAGGAGGCTTTGAGCGCGTTTTCAAACTTGCGAGTATGAATACCTACTTCCCGGTGCTTAATTAACGCTTTCTTACTGCGATGCACAAATTCAATCGGGTCTTCAATAGTGATGATGTTTTTAGGCATCTCCTTGTTCATGTAGTCGATCATGGCAGCCATTGTGGTGGACTTACCTGATCCAGTAGGACCTGTGATGAGGATCAACCCTTTGTGATAGTGGCAAATGTCTTTGAACACGGGTGGTAGATTAAGCTGCTCAATAGTCAAGATCTTGAGCGGAATCAACCGTAAGACCATTGCTGGACCGTAAAGGGAATCAAAAATATTGATTCGAACACGGGCAAATTCGTATTGAGTTGCGCCGTCGAAGTCAAGATGCTCCTCAAAGCGATGGATTTCCTCGTCTGTCAGAATTTCTTGTAACCAACTGAAGAAAGTTTCTCGATCAATTTCGGGCCAATCGGTGATCATGATTTCGCCACGATCGCGGTATCTTGGGACTTCTCCCACACCTAGGTGAACATCAGAATAGCCTTTGTCATAGGCATGACGCACAATTTCTGCCAGCGTCGGTGCACCGTTGGTAGGACTGGCATTGCGGCGGCGAGGGGCAGATGGAGGGGCAGTAGGACGATGCCCTGCAGGCGGTGCAGGTGGGGTTGAAGATGCGGGCGAGACCACTGTTGGCTGCTGAGCGATCGACGTGGGTGGGGAAGCCGGACTTGCAACCATTGTGGGAGTACCGGGAGCCACCTGAGGTGATGCGATCGCAGTTGCAGCCGCATTCGAGGTCATCGGAGAGGTCATTTGTTGGGTCGCGGCGACCGTTGCTCCATTTTGGTGCGCAATTCTTGTAGGGTTTGCGATTCGGGGTGGCGGCGGTGCAGGCGGAACCCGAGGAGGTAAGGGTGCAGACGGACGTTGTGACTCTGTCATAGGTTATTCTCTCAAACAGCTTTAAGCAGCGCAAAAGTGGTAACTGGGATTTGCATTCAAGCCGTCACTACGAAAGTTGAATCGGTTCTTGGGGCAACTTTACTCTTTAATTCTTCGGCAGGCTAGGGAACAGTTATGCACTAACTAAAATGACAGCGACGAAAATCATTTTCCGGGCTAAACATTTCTACAAACTTAGCAGACGAGTGAATTCACTTGTCTAAAGTTCAGTTTGCCCAAAACTTTGACTCCACTATCAACTTACGGATACAAGCGTATAGCTGCTCGTTTTTTCCAAGGGAAGCGAGCATCAAATCATACCTTCACCCTTGTTGGTCGCTTAGCGATCCGACCTCAAGTGCTACCTAAAGAAAGCTATTTGTGATTTTGTACTGAGTTCATTGAGAAATTTTAGTAGCGTGAGATGCGGCTAAATCAGCAGGCGTGATGCGTTCGTAAGGTTCAAAGGGTTGATGAATCCAGGGATTTTCTGGGAGATAGTCCACGTAGTAATCAGGTTTAATCACAGAGCAATCTTTATACCAGAGCACAGCCGTACGAATTTCATCAATGTAGTAGCCATATTTGCGGTCAAGCCATATTAGGGCTTTCTTCAAAGTGATACCAGAATCAACTAAATCATCCACGAGCAGAACATGACTGCCCAAATTAGCCGTAGTCATGGTCAAGTCGCGGGAAATTGTGATAGAACCACGAACCTGATTATTGATTCCGCCATAAGAGGAGGTTGCCAAAATCGCTAGGGGTGCGTCGAAGATGCGTGCCAGAATGTCGCCTACTCGCAAACCACCTTTGGCTAAACAAATGATTTGATTGAATTCCCAATTAGACTGATAAACCTGGACAGCAAGTTGTTCGATCTTTTGGTGATAGTCATCCCAAGAAACGTAAAGGTCAGGCATGATTTTGGGTTTTGGAAGCTAGCAACACGACAGGCATTGCAGAGAATGATACAACTGTGGAACTGATTTCATCCGTCTAGTCATGAATAATCCTGCCGATTCTCCAATTTCATCCAAGCCTCAGCGACTTTCTTTCGTCACAAAGCTGGCATATGGATTAGGTGATTTCGGTCCAGCGCTAACGGCCAATGTGTACGTTTTCTTCTTGATGTACTTTTTGGTAAATGTAGCTGGGATGAATCCAGGGCTAGCTGGCAGCGTTCTGCTGATTGGGAATGTGTGGGATGCGGTGAATGATCCGGCAGTGGGGGTGTTAAGCGATCGCATCCAAACACGCTGGGGGAGACGGTTGCCGTGGATTGTATTAGGGGCAATTCCCTTTGGGCTGACATTTTTTTTGCAGTGGATTGTGCCATTCCAAGATCAATGGCTGCTTTTTGTTTATTACATTGTGATCGCTCTTCTATCAAACACCTTCTATACCATTGTCAACTTGCCTTACACAGCACTTACGGCTGAACTGACACAAGACTACAACGAACGTACCAGTCTCAACAGTTTTCGGTTTGCCTTCTCCCTCAGTGGCGGCATTGCAGCGTTAGTGCTGGCATTGACTATTTTTGGGTTGATTAAAGACCCACGCCAACAGTACGTCTTGATTGGCTTACTGGGTGGTTTACTAGCGACAACCCCCATATTTCTTTGTGTGTGGGGAATTTATAAACCTGCGCTTGCTGCCGAGAAACACCGCAAGGAAACTGCTGACGAAACGATTATCCCGCTTGTTGACCAGTTCAAAATTGCCTTTAGCAATCGTCCATTTTTGTTTGTGATTGGCATTTACTTATGTGCCTGGTTAGCGTTTCAAAACACAGCAGCGATTTTGCCGTTTTTTGTTGTTAACTACATGGGACTGTCAGAGGTTATCTCTACGCAAGCAGCGATCGCCGTACAAATGACTGCCTTACTGGCCCTGTCTCTCTGGACGTATGTCAGCAAACGAGTTGGGAAACAAGCTACGTACATGATGGGTACTGGAATTTGGCTCATTGGGCAGGTGGGGTTGTGGGTTTTGCAACCTGGACAAACCAGTTGGATCTACCCATTGGCAATTCTGGTTGGATTCGGGGTTTCCACCGCATTTCTCATCCCCTGGTCCATGTTGCCAGATGTCGTTGAGTTAGATGAATTGAATACAGGACAGCGCCGCGAGGGAATTTTTTATGGGTTTATGACGCTGGCACAAAAAATTTGTCGCGGTGTGGGGTTGTTCTTAATTGGACTAGCTATGAGACAAACTGGTTTCAGAGAGCGTGTCCCTGGAGAACCCCTCCCCGAACAACCCCCCGCCGCATTAGAAGCCATTCATCAGGTGACAGCACTGCTCCCGATCGCACTCCTGCTTATTAGCCTGGTATTGGTTTACTTTTACCCCATTACCCGCGAAGTCTATGCTGAAATTTTGCTGCGCTTACACGAACGCAAACAGGAGAAGCGGGGAGGGAATGAGGAGGTTGGGAGATAAGAAAGGGGAGGAGGTAAGGGGGTAATGGGAGAGGGGGAAATTGAGGATTGAGCTTGGAAATTGGGGCATTAGAGAGACCTGAAGATCAAATCGATGCCTCATCATTTCCTACCTTCCCTACCCTCTTCGCTGCCTTTATCTTCCTGCCCCCTAAGTTCCTCGTCACGAGAAAGACGCTACAATGAAAAAATCGTAAAGTTTTATAAAGAGCTTTTACATGACCCAGCCTAATATTGAATCGATTTCAACCCAGTTAGAGAGTGCCAGCCTTCGCGATCGCATGGTTGCGTTGGCATCGTTACGTCATGTACCAGCGGCGGATGCACTCCCCTTAATCAAAAAGGTGTTGAACGATGAAAGCTTACAGATTCGGTCAATGGCAGTGTTTGCTTTAGGTGTGAAGCAGACAGACGAAAGCTTGCCGTTGTTGTTGGAAATTCTGACAACCGAGTCAGATTATGGAATTCGGGCGGATGCAGCTGGAGCATTGGGATACCTGGAAGATCCGAGAGCCTTTGAACCATTGGTGCGGATCTTTTATGAGGATACGGATTGGTTAGTTCGCTTTAGTGCTGCCGTATCACTGGGCAATTTGAAAGATCCGCGTGCTTATGATGTGCTGATTCAGGCATTAGACAGTGAGGAAGTAGTGTTGCATCAAGCCGCGATCGCCGCACTGGGCGAAATTAAAGCGATAGACGCAGTGGACCACATTCTGCGATTTGCTCAGTCGAATGATTGGTTAGTGAGGCAGCGTCTGGCTGAAGCATTGAGTAACTTGCCAACTCCCAAAAGTGTTTCTGCCTTGAAATATTTGGCAAAGGATAGTCATTCCCAAGTGGCTGAAGCGGCTCGTATCGGGCTAGAGCGACTGGGAGAATCGCAGAAGGATTAATGCGATCACCATGGCAATCATAGCCCCAATTAAAGTGTTGATGATATTCACTAATTCATTTGTGAGCCAGGCAATCTGATTCTGCAAGGTCGCGCCGATTACACTTTCCAGATTGGTCGCAATAAAGGCTGCAATCACGCAAATGACTATTGCCGTTGGGCTAATCAATCCAACCGTCCAACCCAGCACGGCAACAGAGATCGCTGCAATGATGCCTGCCACAGTACCTTCCAGGCTGATAGCACCTTCAGTTCCTCGGGGGACTGGCTTGAGCGTGGTAATCAAAAATGTACGCTGACCATATGCTTTACCGATTTCGCTGGCGCAAGTATCTGCCAATTTTGTGCTAAAGCTTGCTACGTATCCCAGTAGCAAGAGGGAGACAACCAGGGGAGTTGCGATCGCTGCTGCAAAAAATAGCTGGCAAACTAGAACTCCGATAGCGCAAAGAGCTGCAATTAGTGCAGATCCCCAGACATTTTCCGGTCCGCGTGCCCCAGAGCGCTTTTCGGCAATGCCTTCGGCCTCTTTTTGAGCCATACCTACCTTGGTTACCCCTGATCCCACCAAAAAGTAAAACATCACAACGATATACCCTTGCCAGCCCAAACACCCCCACACCAACACTCCCAAGAACCAGGCATGGAGCAATCCAGCCAGGGTAAGTAATTTTTTCGGGGCAATCCAGGCGATCGCGCCTAAAACCGTATTCAACGCCACTGCGACTCCCCAATTTGTGAGGGAGGGTGTAGGGTAGAAAAAAGAGGTTGGATTAACCATTAACATGGTGTGAGTCAGGCTTACAACATCATTATTGTGACATTCACATAGAGATTGCTGATAAGTAAGCAATCAGGTTGCTAGAGTATGGAATCAACTCTCTTTCATTTGTCATTTCCAGTCGGCAATATTCCTGAAACCAAAGCATTTTATGCAACGGGGTTAGGATGCCAAGTGGGACGTGAGAATGCCACCTCCGTCATCCTAAACTTGTATGGTCATCAACTCGTTGCTCATGTTACGGACGAACCGTTACAACCCCAACGAGGAATTTATCCTCGTCATTTTGGGCTAGTGTTTACGGCGGAAGCAGACTGGGAGTCTCTTTTGTTACGGGCAGACCGTCATCAGCTACGCTTCTACCAGCAAGCAAAACGTCGATTCCCAGGGTCACCATTGGAACATCGTACATTTTTCTTAGAAGACCCCTTCCATAATTTGTTGGAATTTAAGTACTACGTAACTCCAACAGCGATTTTTGGTGAGCAAGCATTCGTCCAGATTGGTGACTCGTAAGCAAGACTCCGTTACTACAGCGGTTTGAGCCAGGTATGGCTAATGAATAGCCTTTTAGGAGAGGAATTTAAGGTGAGGGTCTATGCTAGCGGTAGAGTACGAGTTTCCAGCGCTTTGATAAAAACTGTCCGAAGTATTGATCAGATAAGTCTGAGAGAAGTATTGACCAGATAAGTCTGAGAAATGTTCACTAGTCGTTATAGTTAAAAAACTTCCTTAATTCGTGGTTCCAAGTCTTACAGTGTTATAGGGTAAATTTTCGTAAAGAAATATAGATTAATCTTGCTTGGGTTCCCTGTAAACTCTCATAATCGGTGACGTAGTGATCAACTTGCGATCGCCTGAAAGTCTTTGCCCGAAGCGACCACATGAGGACCATACAATCCGTGTTGGTGCGTAATGGATGGCATTATTCAAGCTTTTCGAGTAACTCGCCTAGCAGCGTTAGCACACCCTTCAGGAGTAATTAATAATGAGCGGTCTTTTCAATTTCATCAAAAGTCTATTTTCTGGAATTTTCGGGTTTATCGGCGGCTTGTTTGGTGGCAAAAAAGAGTCTACAGAAGCAGCCCCCAAACCAGTTAAAAAAAGCAACGGCTTCTTTCTTGAATTGGATGAAGCAGCAAGTGCCAGTGCGTCACAGCCTGCAACTGAGGTTGAAGCAGCCAGCACCGAGCAACCAGTGACCGTTTCTCAAGAAGCACTAGCTGAAACGGCTCAACCAAAGGTGGCATCTGCGAAAAAATCCACTCGCAAAGAGAAATTGGCAGCATTAGCAGCAGGTGACAAGCCTGCCTCAAATTCTAATGTAGCTTCTGCAGCGGCTCCTCAACCTGCACCAGTAGTCGCAGCGGTTGCGACAGTAGAACCAGAAACTACATTTGCAACGAAGTATTTAATTCCTGCTAATAATGGTGGGCGTCGCCGTCCCGGTGCCAATATGTCTTCTTATTTGGATATGGCACGCAAGATGAATGTGAATGTCGGCTAATTTCTCCTCAACCAAACTACCTGTGGGAGCATGTCAGTTTTGCAAGTCTCTGCATTTGCCCTCATCCCCCAACCCCTTCTCCCAAGTTTGGGAGAAGGGGAGTCGAAGCTTCAAGTCCCTCTCCCAAGCTTGGGAGAGGGATTTAGGGTGAGGGCGCAAAGGTGACATGCTCCCCTACCTGTCAAATGTATTGACCCATTCAAATTTATTTGAATTGACTTACAGAGATGCTATTGATCAGCATCTCTTTTTGTTGTTGATAAAACGTTGATAAAATCCGCTGTTGCTCCAAATTAAAGAGAAGAGAGAGCCTTTCGCTTGAACTTGTTTATACACAGTTGAAATTGCTTCGATAAATGAGTCAATGAGTTGTCCTGAGCAGCGCTCACTGACAATCATACGGGCGCTTTTCAGCCATATGGGTGATTTTCAGCGCGCCAAATGTTTTCTAAATGGTTCTGCTTGATGTTTTCTAAATGGTTCTGCTTGATGAACTTTTTTGTAAGGGTTTGAGATCATAAAAAACATAAAAATACTGGGTTTGACTACTGTTTGCAAACAACCTGCGATCGCTTAACAAACAGCAACCAGACCCAGCAACAGGTGAATAGTGATCAGAAAATTTTTGATTCTTTATTTTCCAGTCCCTATTTCCTATTCGCCAATTAACGACGACGGGGAACTTTGTTCAGATAGTCAATCTCGGCAGCGCGTATCCCTTGAGCATAATTGCCCTTGGGCGCGATCGAAGCTGCAACAGATGCAAACCGACGAGGATCGCCCTCTGGAAGTTGCCGTTCCTGAAACTTCTTGGTGTAAAACTTCTCAACTGTGAAGCGCCAATCGTACTTGGTGGTGCCATAGCTATCGCGGTAAGCTTCCTCACCATAACGGGGAGTCACCAAGTTGAAAGGACGACCTTCCATACGCTTCCGCTGATAAGGCACCGTGAAGTCTCCAAACGCTTCGGTATACTCGTCACTATCCAACAGAGCATCAACAAAACCATAGAAGCCTTTGGTCGCAATCACAATTGACCAAGCAATCTCTTCATCTTGATTGTAAGAATCTCGACCCAGGAAACGCTTGAGACAAACCTGTACTAAACGATAGTTGCTGTTGACTTCGACAACCGTGCGATAGAACCGTTCAGACTTTGCCAGTTCACGAATAAAATCTCGCACAGTAATCGAGCGATTTTTTAAGCGAGTTTCCAGTGTAATTTGGCGATTAAATTTAAGTGTTTCATGTTCGCTAAATATCTGACGATATGCCGCAAACACCAGTGCTTGAAAATCAGTATCGGAAGAGAGATCTTCTAACCGATAGATGTAAGGCGTATCCTCATTCAAGTCAGCAGGTCCAAAGCTACGAACTCGATGATTCTGAGTAGTTGGTTTGTAAGCAAGCAACGGCAAAGCCATGCCAGAGTCTCCCTAGAATGTGACTAAAGAAAAACGTTGAATCGCAACTGTTAGAAATCTAGTATCTAGATTCAGATCTAACAACAAGTCTGTAAAAGTTGGCTGAAAATGCCCTGTTTCATTATCCCGCGAAAGGGCACGAAACAGTAAGTTTTCAACCTATCCTGCTCGATTTGCTGCCATGGAAATTGCCAGCAAAATCACTAGCAACCCTGCACCGACAATAGATAACCCGGCAACCGACGCCCATTGCGATCGCTGCACAAATTTGTCCCACGTAAAAAGCTCAAACTGTTCAAACATTGGTTTGAACCGGGCAACAGGGATGTAGGAATCAGCCCTTGGTAGTTTATCGCGATAGTCTGCACCATAGCGAGGCGTGAAACTGTAAGGGCGTTCCGTTAGTCGTTTGCGTTGGTAGGGTACTGTATCATCACCAAACCAACGATGATATTCCTCACTGTCAATTAGTGCATCTACAAATTTTTCCCAACCCAATGTGGCAATTTGCACCGACCAGGCAATTTTTTCCTCCTCGTTGTAGGGCGATCGTCCAAGCAGTCGCTTAAAACATATCTCCACCAGCCGATAGTTGTTATTTGATGCTACAACTAGTTCATAAAATCGCTTAGATTTTGCCAATCCCTTAATGAAATCCCGCACTGAAATAACGTGACTTCTAAGTTGAGTCTCTAGCGTAATTTGACGATTAAATTGAAGAATTTCTTGCTCGTTGAATACCTGGCGATAAGCCGCCCAAATCAACTCATCCACCTCAGTACCCGACTTAGCATTCTCCAATCGATAGATGAACGCTGTATCTTCATTCAGATCTGCAAAACCAAAACTAGAAACTCGTTGGTCTTGGGTTGTTGGGACGTATTCAAGCAGCGGTAATGCCATGCTAAATCTCTCCTTAGTCAGGGTTTAGAAAGCTAGCTCCGCGAGTCTATGAACTGAGTCCTGCCAAAATCAAAAAGCCAGCTTTCAAGCAATTAAAAAAGAATTAGTAGGGGCAATTAACAGGGGCAAGTAAAATCTCTTCCAAATGTTTGATCATCAAGTTTGATCATCAGATGTTCTGTGAGATGAGTCTCTTGCTCATTTAAGTCCACAAGACACTCACCCCACAAACGATGAAACATTGCTAGCGGACTGGAAAGCTCGATGTCGTGTTAATCGACACAGGAATTCCCGCTGGTGCGGAAGCACGAGTTGTATCGGGAATTTTGATATTTTCGGTCTTCACGCTGATAGTTTGAGCAGGAGTAATTTTCACTGATCGCGCCATATCCAGGAAATTGCGAATATCGCCCCATTTGTATCGCGACTCTTCCAACTTGTCACGCCAGTAAGCCCCATAGCGAGGGGTCACCAGGTTAAACGGACGATCCTTAAAGCGACGACGTTGGTAAGGAACAGTGTTTTCACCAAAGGCTTGCAGATACTCATCACTATCTAGCAATGTATCTACAAACTTCTCCCACCCCAATGTGGCAATCTTGATCGACCAGGCGAGTTCTTCATCCTTACTGTAAGGAGCGCGACCCAACAGGCGCTTTAAGCTCAACTCCACAATTCGATAATTGGAGTTGGTTTCGATTACCAACTTACGAAAGGTTTCGGATTTTGCCAGCCCACGGACAAAGTCACGAACGGTAATTGCCCGATTGCGCAACTGCGACTCCAGATTTGACTGGCGACTACTTTTGAGAATGACGTGTTCACTAAAGACTTGACGATAGGCTGCCCAAATCAGTTCTTCAACATCACTGAGATCAGCACAATCTTCCAGGCGATAGATGTAAGGGGTATCTTCACCTGGAACTTCATAACCAGGAACACGCTGATTTTGAGAACTGGGACTATATGCCAGGAGGGGAATTGACATAGCGGTTTGATAAGTGGATGAACAATTGACGGAAACGAGATTGCGCGATTAAACTCTGGGAGCAACGGGAATATAACGATAGGGCAATGCTGTAGCAACGGGTTTGACAGTTGGCTTACTATCCTCACGCGCCATATCAGGCACTTTGATCGCGCTAGAAGTAGACCGGGCAACGTGACGCTGAGTTTCTAATTGAGGGGTGAGCATCCCGCTTGCCATCGACAAAAACTGAGAAGGAATTGCTTGCCGAATCACCTTTTTGTCAAGTGCACCACTTTGATACGTGCGGACTTGATAGTACGAGCGAGTCATTCCAAGCTGGAAGAGGCGACCTCGCCAATATTCGCCGTAGCGAGGGTTGACCAGGTTAAAGGGACGACCTTCCATGCGGCGGCGCTGATAGGGAACGATATCATCACCAAAGTTTTGCTGATATTCGTTGCTGTCCACGATCGCGTCGATGAAGCCATGCAAACCACGAGTTGCAATCACAATAGATTGAGCAATTTGTTCATCTCTACCGTAACTGGCGCGACCCAGGAACCGCTTAAGAATAAGATCCACCAGACGATAATTCGAGTTGGTGTCAGCCACTTCTCGGCGAAACACATCTGATTTACCCAAGCCCCGAACAAAATCGCGCACTGAAATTGCACGATTCCGCAGTTGAGATTCTAAAAATGGCTGACGATAATTTTCTAGAATCAAGTGCTCACTAAAGATCTGGCGATAGGCTGCCCAAATTAGTTCACTGACATCCGTTTCAGATACAGCATCCCGGAGGCGATAAATCTGAGGATCATCTTCGTCAGGAACTTCAAATCCCGCAACACGCTGATTCTGAGTCTTGAGGCTAGTTTCGAGGAGAGGAATCGGCATAGTGGTTTTTCTAGAGAAAGGACTAAAGAGAAGTTTGGATTAAACCGCATCCACGTCTAGACCTGTAGTTTCTCTGAGGGAAAACTTCGGGTCTCTCGCTAAACGTGGTTTAACAACAGACTGGGAAAGGGGGGCTGCTCACTGCAGACAGACGATCTCGGGCTAATTTGGCGCGTGCCTGGGTCACTGGATCCCTGTCAGATTGCTCTATCTGGCATAAGCGATCGCTCACAGCTTGCCGAGTGCGCCACTCAATCGCAGATTCACCCAGGGCTTGTAAACCTACTACGGCTGCGTACCGAATTGCCCAATCAGGATCTGCCGATACATCCAACAAAACATTCAGCACCTCAGTTTGAGCCTGTGTACGCTGCTGCATCGGCAGTGCTTGCCACTGGAGATTACCCAAACCCTTGATAGCTGCCCGTCGAACACTTGGGGCAAAATCAGTCGCAGCGGCAGAGAGCAATACTGATAAAGCACGGGGATCGGCGATCGCTGCCAGCACCCGGATTGCATATGCCCGCGCACCATAGTTATAACCATCAATCTGTTCTAGCAACGGCTCAACTGCGACCCTCCCTAATTGCACTAACCCCTCGACTGCAGCGAGAGCTGCGCCAGGATTGTTGTAACCCAACACTTGAATCAAGGTTGGAATTCCTGCTTCCAACCGAGCTGCTGCCAAGGCTCGCACTGCTCCAATCAAACGTGTTGGAGAGTCGGCTTGTTCAATCGCAGCGATGAATGGTTGGAGTTGGGAGTTACTCATAACAGGGTATCCATTAAGCCAATAATTTCGATGGCACGTGGAGCCAACGTCTCATTTGAGCTAGACCGCAACTGATGCTCTAGAAGCCCCTTAAGGGCAAATAGCTTGAAACTATTTTCGGTAGCAGAGGCAGCAATCGCTTCAGCCGCAGGGGCGTAGCCAATTGCGCCTAGGTCTGAAAGGGCAGTACGCCGCAACTGTACATCATTGCTATTCAGCGCCTGCACCAGTTGATCGCCATAAGTAGGCTCTTGAGTTAACTGGTACATTGCCCGCGTAGCGGCATATTGAACCCTCGCAACAGGATGATCCACAAATGGACGAATTAGATCGATCGCCTCGGTTGCACCCAACGCCCCCAATGCTTCAATTACTGCTTCGTAAGGCTGCGCTAAGTGAGGACGACCCGGTACAAATTGAGCCACCTCAACACCACCATCTAACAAGCGGATTAAGGCAGGAATGCAAGAGCAATCACCTAACATTCCCAACGATTGAGCTGCCGCTTCCCGAACGTAAAAGTCGGAACAGTCCAAACAGCGAATCAACCCTGGAACAGCTCTGGTATCAGCCAGCTTACCAAGCGCTCTAGCGGCATTTCGCCGTAATGGATAGCCTCCTAACTCCGTTCGATCTGACTCGTCCTCCAAGGCTGCAATTAAGGCAGTGACAGCAGCCGAGTCGCAAATCTGATACTTGCCCAGCCACCAGGCAGCATAGTAGCGCAAACTCAAATCCTCATGACGCAGATGCGCGATCGCCAAATCTGCCGTCAAAGGGG is a window of Leptolyngbyaceae cyanobacterium JSC-12 DNA encoding:
- a CDS encoding pilus retraction protein PilT (IMG reference gene:2510097021~PFAM: Type II/IV secretion system protein~TIGRFAM: pilus retraction protein PilT), with the translated sequence MTESQRPSAPLPPRVPPAPPPPRIANPTRIAHQNGATVAATQQMTSPMTSNAAATAIASPQVAPGTPTMVASPASPPTSIAQQPTVVSPASSTPPAPPAGHRPTAPPSAPRRRNASPTNGAPTLAEIVRHAYDKGYSDVHLGVGEVPRYRDRGEIMITDWPEIDRETFFSWLQEILTDEEIHRFEEHLDFDGATQYEFARVRINIFDSLYGPAMVLRLIPLKILTIEQLNLPPVFKDICHYHKGLILITGPTGSGKSTTMAAMIDYMNKEMPKNIITIEDPIEFVHRSKKALIKHREVGIHTRKFENALKASLREDPDVILVGEMRDKETVNTALKAAQTGHLVMGTLHTNSAVKTIERILQLYEPDQQAPIRVSLAESLVAVIAQGLCRTTDGKRAAFHDILINTDAIKDYIRRGDLDEVEALIPRCTFDGMCTMNQSLYKLYEAGRITEETALEMSPKPNEMAQMLRGRV
- a CDS encoding HEAT-like repeat protein (IMG reference gene:2510097024~PFAM: PBS lyase HEAT-like repeat; HEAT repeat); translation: MTQPNIESISTQLESASLRDRMVALASLRHVPAADALPLIKKVLNDESLQIRSMAVFALGVKQTDESLPLLLEILTTESDYGIRADAAGALGYLEDPRAFEPLVRIFYEDTDWLVRFSAAVSLGNLKDPRAYDVLIQALDSEEVVLHQAAIAALGEIKAIDAVDHILRFAQSNDWLVRQRLAEALSNLPTPKSVSALKYLAKDSHSQVAEAARIGLERLGESQKD
- a CDS encoding KaiB domain-containing protein (IMG reference gene:2510097020~PFAM: KaiB domain); this encodes MASSPLAFKGIALFTPGGDVVYCIDPHKQIRWHIHLCGALQHLLGLSELPHFLVPCYTATVDRSVDSVTQQVFQVAEASPLVIRYQSLLNTMFDTPNLVWQQTQLRSTVCDPIVLATYRSQFPQLWESHDLVVRYEQTASALQFSQPSPSVTPSKPTKVDPQGYVLRLFVSGHSSATQRTLQKLHTLLEQTLDQPYTLKVIDVAQHPEQAEQDQITATPTLVRAYPPPMLRIVGSLENVDQLLGLLRVLDE
- a CDS encoding putative phosphoribosyltransferase (IMG reference gene:2510097022~PFAM: Phosphoribosyl transferase domain) — its product is MPDLYVSWDDYHQKIEQLAVQVYQSNWEFNQIICLAKGGLRVGDILARIFDAPLAILATSSYGGINNQVRGSITISRDLTMTTANLGSHVLLVDDLVDSGITLKKALIWLDRKYGYYIDEIRTAVLWYKDCSVIKPDYYVDYLPENPWIHQPFEPYERITPADLAASHATKISQ
- a CDS encoding glycoside/pentoside/hexuronide transporter (IMG reference gene:2510097023~PFAM: Vacuole effluxer Atg22 like~TIGRFAM: sugar (Glycoside-Pentoside-Hexuronide) transporter), with product MNNPADSPISSKPQRLSFVTKLAYGLGDFGPALTANVYVFFLMYFLVNVAGMNPGLAGSVLLIGNVWDAVNDPAVGVLSDRIQTRWGRRLPWIVLGAIPFGLTFFLQWIVPFQDQWLLFVYYIVIALLSNTFYTIVNLPYTALTAELTQDYNERTSLNSFRFAFSLSGGIAALVLALTIFGLIKDPRQQYVLIGLLGGLLATTPIFLCVWGIYKPALAAEKHRKETADETIIPLVDQFKIAFSNRPFLFVIGIYLCAWLAFQNTAAILPFFVVNYMGLSEVISTQAAIAVQMTALLALSLWTYVSKRVGKQATYMMGTGIWLIGQVGLWVLQPGQTSWIYPLAILVGFGVSTAFLIPWSMLPDVVELDELNTGQRREGIFYGFMTLAQKICRGVGLFLIGLAMRQTGFRERVPGEPLPEQPPAALEAIHQVTALLPIALLLISLVLVYFYPITREVYAEILLRLHERKQEKRGGNEEVGR